A genome region from Methylobacterium sp. FF17 includes the following:
- a CDS encoding fumarylacetoacetate hydrolase family protein: MLSVIPNPPRIALPIVGSDDLFPVRRVYCVGRNYAAHAREMGKDPDREPPFFFMKPADALQIVAGEATADHPYPPRTENYHFEVEMVAALGLGGRDIAEAQAIHHVYGYAVGLDMTRRDVQDEAKRLARPWDLAKSADASAPIGPLHPASAIGHPTRGAITLAVDSGERQRGDLSEMIWSIPEQIALLSTYFELQPGDLIFTGTPSGVGAVQRGETMTAAVEGLGAIRLRVV, translated from the coding sequence ATGCTGTCCGTGATCCCGAACCCGCCCCGCATCGCCCTGCCGATCGTCGGCAGCGACGACCTGTTCCCAGTCCGGCGGGTCTACTGTGTCGGCCGCAACTACGCGGCCCATGCCCGCGAGATGGGCAAGGACCCCGACCGCGAGCCGCCGTTCTTCTTCATGAAACCAGCCGACGCCTTGCAGATCGTGGCCGGAGAGGCGACCGCCGATCATCCCTACCCGCCGCGCACCGAGAACTACCATTTCGAGGTGGAGATGGTGGCGGCGCTGGGCCTCGGCGGCCGCGACATCGCGGAGGCGCAGGCCATCCATCACGTCTACGGCTACGCGGTCGGTCTCGACATGACCCGGCGCGATGTGCAGGACGAGGCCAAACGCCTCGCGCGGCCCTGGGATCTTGCTAAATCTGCCGATGCTTCGGCCCCGATCGGCCCCCTGCATCCGGCCTCCGCCATCGGCCACCCGACCCGTGGCGCCATCACGCTGGCGGTGGATTCGGGCGAGCGTCAGCGCGGCGACCTCTCGGAGATGATCTGGTCGATCCCGGAGCAGATCGCGTTGCTCTCGACCTATTTCGAACTGCAGCCGGGCGACCTCATCTTTACCGGCACGCCGTCCGGCGTCGGCGCGGTCCAGCGGGGTGAGACCATGACGGCCGCCGTCGAGGGCCTGGGCGCCATCCGCCTCCGCGTGGTCTGA
- a CDS encoding FAD-binding oxidoreductase, with protein sequence MTNPSPLLARLAERLGAPHVLTDAADLAPHLAETRGLRRGHALAVVRPADTAEVAFTVRACAEAGVSVVAQGGNTGHVGGGLPQGGIVISMARLTRLRAVDPVNASITVEAGMVLADVQAAAAAAGMLFPLSLASEGSCRIGGNLSTNAGGTAVLAYGNARDLVLGLEVVLADGRVWNGLKGLRKDNAGYDLKHLFLGSEGTLGLITAAVLKLHPRPLSRAVAFVGLASTEGALALFERLRAEAGATLTAFEYIAPFGLEIVLRHRAGARRPLAGTHAAYALVELSSTRPGTDAAGALEGMLDRAHSEHLVEDAAMATSEAQARAFWDLRESLSEVQKAEGASIKHDVSVPLSRLPTFLDRATEACEAALPGLRVCAFGHFGDGNIHFNLSQPPGTDRAAFLDQWGRFNRIVHDIVQEFDGSIAAEHGVGLLKREELARYADPVALDLMRSLKLALDPRGILNPGKVLAETISGSPAIEPTAIKI encoded by the coding sequence GTGACGAACCCCTCCCCTCTGCTCGCCCGCCTGGCCGAACGGCTCGGGGCCCCTCACGTCCTCACCGACGCGGCCGATCTCGCCCCCCATCTCGCCGAGACGCGGGGCCTGCGCCGGGGGCACGCCCTGGCGGTGGTGCGGCCGGCCGACACGGCCGAGGTCGCCTTCACGGTGCGGGCCTGCGCAGAGGCTGGCGTGTCCGTGGTCGCGCAGGGCGGCAATACCGGCCATGTCGGCGGCGGGCTCCCGCAGGGCGGCATCGTGATCTCGATGGCGCGGCTCACGCGCCTGCGCGCGGTCGATCCGGTCAATGCCAGCATCACGGTGGAGGCCGGTATGGTGCTGGCGGATGTGCAGGCGGCGGCCGCGGCGGCCGGGATGCTGTTCCCGCTTTCGCTCGCCTCCGAAGGGTCCTGCCGCATCGGTGGCAATCTTTCCACCAACGCGGGCGGGACGGCGGTGCTGGCCTACGGCAACGCACGCGACCTCGTCCTCGGCCTCGAGGTGGTGCTGGCTGATGGCCGAGTCTGGAACGGGCTCAAGGGCCTGCGCAAGGACAATGCGGGCTACGACCTCAAGCATCTCTTCCTCGGCTCGGAAGGCACGCTCGGCCTCATTACGGCGGCGGTGCTGAAACTCCATCCCCGGCCCCTGTCCCGCGCCGTGGCCTTCGTCGGCCTCGCTTCGACCGAGGGCGCCCTCGCCTTGTTCGAGAGGCTGCGGGCGGAGGCCGGCGCGACGCTCACCGCGTTCGAGTACATTGCCCCGTTCGGGCTGGAGATCGTTCTGCGTCACCGGGCCGGTGCGCGCCGGCCCCTCGCCGGGACGCACGCGGCCTACGCGCTGGTGGAACTCTCCAGCACCCGGCCGGGCACGGATGCCGCCGGGGCGCTGGAAGGAATGCTCGACCGGGCGCATTCCGAGCACCTCGTGGAGGACGCCGCCATGGCCACGAGCGAGGCGCAGGCGCGGGCGTTCTGGGATCTGCGTGAGAGCCTCTCGGAGGTGCAGAAGGCCGAGGGCGCCTCGATCAAGCACGACGTCTCGGTGCCCCTCTCGCGCCTGCCCACCTTCCTCGACCGGGCGACGGAGGCTTGCGAGGCCGCGCTGCCGGGCCTGCGGGTCTGTGCCTTCGGACATTTCGGCGACGGCAACATCCACTTCAACCTGAGCCAGCCGCCAGGGACGGACCGTGCCGCCTTTCTTGATCAGTGGGGGCGCTTCAACCGGATCGTCCACGACATCGTCCAGGAATTCGACGGGTCCATCGCCGCCGAGCACGGCGTCGGTCTGTTGAAGCGCGAGGAACTCGCGCGCTACGCCGACCCGGTCGCCCTCGATCTGATGCGCAGCCTCAAATTGGCCCTCGACCCCCGGGGTATTCTGAATCCCGGCAAGGTCTTGGCGGAGACGATTTCAGGCTCACCCGCAATTGAGCCGACCGCAATAAAAATTTAG
- a CDS encoding DUF2218 domain-containing protein, with protein MPISQARVPTAEASRYLKQLCRHWSHKFPVEATEDSGRVPFGEDRVCTFEAGPDALLMRVATPDPAALTRLENVVSDHLLRFAFRENLGEITWSRAA; from the coding sequence ATGCCGATTTCCCAGGCACGCGTTCCGACCGCCGAGGCGAGCCGCTACCTCAAGCAGCTCTGCCGTCACTGGAGCCACAAGTTCCCGGTGGAAGCCACCGAGGATTCCGGACGCGTGCCCTTCGGCGAGGACCGGGTCTGCACCTTCGAGGCCGGCCCCGATGCCTTGCTGATGCGGGTGGCGACCCCCGATCCCGCCGCGCTCACGCGCCTCGAGAACGTGGTCTCCGACCATCTCCTGCGCTTCGCCTTCCGCGAGAACCTCGGCGAGATCACCTGGTCGCGCGCCGCCTGA